In the genome of Microbacterium saperdae, one region contains:
- a CDS encoding conjugal transfer protein TrbL — protein sequence MAGICDVPIISNVCDAVGEGAATLVAAPFDWLAQAIGAAASWIFQGVWALFDSTTLVDITGAGYVGVYNVIFGIAIFLMLIFFCLQLITGLIRRDPTALSRAALGLAKSVLGSFLVITLTATLLEVVDQLSIGIVQATGTTLEEMGGKIGVLVAGLTAINLTAPGAGAIITIFLSFLAICAAAIVWFSLLIRKALILVAVVMAPIALSGASWDATKGWFGKWASFVLALIFSKLVIVVVFLVAINQVNAPIDMDLSSIADPIAGIVLMFIAAFAPYMVYKFISFVGFDMYHVMSAEQESKQAMNRPMPLPGKPDGSGPQKVLDGGGGDGKNGGGGGNPPPPSGSPQPAAGGGSTAGANPGAGGGTAAASSGAAAGSSGATAGSGGTAAAGGTGAGAAAGPVGIAAVAGAKVAKGAAEAGPKIGGAIGRTADNHAGAASEGQAAPPPPDQSVPPAQPTTPAANAPAPKPQTPPANDGGGQAPPPKPAPKT from the coding sequence GTGGCTGGTATCTGTGACGTCCCCATCATCAGCAACGTCTGCGACGCCGTCGGCGAAGGCGCAGCCACCCTCGTCGCTGCACCATTCGACTGGCTCGCCCAAGCAATCGGAGCAGCTGCGTCCTGGATCTTCCAAGGCGTCTGGGCCTTGTTCGACTCCACCACCCTGGTCGACATCACCGGGGCCGGGTATGTCGGTGTGTACAACGTGATCTTCGGCATCGCGATCTTCCTGATGCTGATCTTCTTCTGCCTGCAACTCATCACCGGGCTCATCAGACGCGACCCGACCGCCCTGTCCCGCGCCGCCCTGGGTTTAGCGAAGTCGGTGCTCGGGTCGTTCCTGGTCATCACGTTGACGGCAACGCTGCTGGAGGTCGTCGACCAGCTCTCGATCGGGATCGTCCAGGCCACCGGGACGACCCTCGAAGAGATGGGTGGGAAGATCGGGGTCCTCGTCGCAGGTCTCACCGCGATCAACCTCACCGCCCCCGGTGCCGGGGCGATCATCACCATCTTCCTCAGCTTCCTGGCCATCTGCGCGGCAGCGATCGTCTGGTTCAGCCTCCTGATCCGTAAGGCTCTGATTCTGGTCGCGGTCGTGATGGCACCCATCGCTCTATCCGGGGCGAGTTGGGATGCGACGAAGGGGTGGTTCGGGAAGTGGGCAAGCTTTGTGCTCGCGCTGATCTTCTCGAAACTCGTGATCGTCGTGGTGTTCCTAGTGGCGATCAATCAGGTCAACGCGCCGATCGATATGGACCTCAGTTCCATTGCGGATCCGATCGCGGGGATCGTGTTGATGTTCATCGCCGCGTTCGCCCCCTACATGGTCTACAAATTCATCTCCTTCGTCGGCTTCGACATGTACCACGTCATGAGTGCGGAGCAGGAGTCGAAGCAGGCCATGAACCGGCCCATGCCCCTCCCTGGCAAGCCCGACGGTAGCGGCCCGCAGAAGGTCCTCGACGGTGGGGGCGGCGACGGCAAAAACGGTGGTGGTGGTGGGAATCCGCCGCCACCGAGTGGTTCGCCGCAGCCCGCTGCCGGAGGCGGCAGTACAGCCGGAGCAAATCCGGGTGCGGGTGGCGGCACGGCCGCAGCCTCGAGTGGAGCGGCAGCAGGTTCCAGCGGTGCGACTGCCGGTAGCGGCGGTACTGCCGCAGCAGGCGGTACCGGGGCGGGAGCGGCGGCTGGCCCAGTCGGAATCGCCGCAGTCGCCGGGGCGAAAGTCGCCAAGGGCGCGGCAGAGGCCGGCCCGAAGATCGGCGGCGCGATCGGCCGCACCGCCGACAACCACGCCGGAGCCGCCAGCGAGGGGCAAGCCGCGCCACCACCCCCGGACCAGTCCGTACCGCCCGCACAGCCCACCACACCGGCCGCGAACGCGCCTGCGCCGAAGCCACAGACGCCGCCCGCGAACGACGGCGGTGGGCAGGCTCCGCCGCCGAAGCCCGCACC